In Brassica rapa cultivar Chiifu-401-42 chromosome A06, CAAS_Brap_v3.01, whole genome shotgun sequence, a single window of DNA contains:
- the LOC117125811 gene encoding uncharacterized protein LOC117125811 — MDIGAVSSYERTTMSAISMIDTTSTRDEVVSRKLSSPVYKQKEASPVLNHTTIENLISFYWRFFIFLILMADNLRRALQDIDLGINDAPFVLPTEVVRQAEEENRFILIGRPVMPRRQNLRAIVATMPRNWGFEGTVRGRMIEGRRFQFVFPSEEALDTVIRRGPWAFADRMLVLQRWTPLMDLALLNFIPFWIQVRGIPFQYMNREVILHIARSMNQQYIQMEYNEENGQRLEFVRIRLNWNIAHPLRFQRNYQFTVGVNTVLRFQYERLRGFCEVCGMLTHDSGACIINNGGPGNEGDDDDSSDDGEGDIPIPNQGVLIEEIEEEDEQGGGDDAVEGNQEAYENVAAMEEEEDDDDLGTNNVQRTLNSVDGSSEDMCNLSDTIGLKEQATPTLKRKMWLFDTTGQTSMFNKREKGETSQGSKAQRVEETPTSDDTEPATDGNKVMGGAVGPEPPLPP; from the coding sequence ATGGACATCGGAGCGGTTTCTTCCTACGAACGAACCACGATGTCAGCAATCTCCATGATAGACACCACGTCTACTCGTGATGAAGTGGTTAGTAGGAAGTTATCTTCCCCTGTTTATAAACAGAAAGAAGCAAGTCCTGTTCTCAATCACACAACAATTGAAAATTTAATCTCCTTCTATTGGAGATTTTTCATCTTTCTGATTCTAATGGCTGACAATTTACGTCGTGCGCTACAAGATATTGATCTGGGTATAAACGATGCACCTTTTGTGCTTCCTACGGAGGTTGTTCGTCAAGCAGAGGAGGAAAATCGTTTCATCCTTATCGGAAGACCAGTCATGCCACGACGACAAAATCTTAGGGCAATCGTTGCCACAATGCCTCGCAATTGGGGTTTTGAAGGCACGGTGAGGGGTCGTATGATTGAAGGAAGGAGATTTCAATTTGTCTTCCCCTCTGAGGAGGCGTTAGATACAGTGATCCGACGAGGTCCATGGGCCTTTGCTGACAGGATGCTGGTGCTTCAACGGTGGACTCCACTAATGGATCTGGCTTTACTAAACTTCATCCCCTTCTGGATCCAAGTAAGGGGCATCCCCTTTCAATACATGAATCGGGAAGTCATACTACACATTGCGAGATCCATGAATCAACAATACATTCAAATGGAGTACAACGAGGAGAATGGCCAACGATTGGAGTTTGTACGTATTAGACTCAACTGGAACATTGCTCATCCTCTACGCTTCCAACGAAACTACCAGTTCACCGTGGGAGTCAACACAGTCTTGAGGTTTCAGTATGAGCGCCTTCGTGGTTTCTGTGAGGTCTGTGGGATGCTCACACATGATTCAGGTGCTTGTATCATTAACAATGGCGGCCCTGGGAATGAAGGTGACGATGATGACAGCAGTGATGATGGAGAAGGCGACATTCCAATACCAAACCAAGGCGTCCTCATTGAAGaaattgaagaagaagatgaacaggGTGGAGGGGATGATGCTGTAGAGGGGAACCAAGAAGCATATGAGAACGTTGCTGCaatggaagaggaagaggacgaTGACGATCTTGGGACAAACAATGTGCAGAGAACTTTGAATTCGGTTGATGGGTCCTCAGAGGATATGTGCAATCTAAGTGATACCATTGGTCTAAAAGAACAAGCAACACCTACGCTCAAGCGCAAGATGTGGCTTTTTGACACGACTGGTCAAACTTCAATGTTCAACAAGAGGGAGAAAGGTGAAACAAGCCAAGGAAGTAAGGCACAGAGGGTTGAAGAAACCCCAACGTCAGATGACACAGAGCCAGCTACTGATGGCAACAAAGTTATGGGAGGCGCGGTGGGCCCTGAACCACCTCTCCCACCATGA